One part of the Arthrobacter sp. EM1 genome encodes these proteins:
- a CDS encoding DUF6350 family protein, producing the protein MKLRADQTGERGLPMPLWLQGALESAQAAVISALMVAAPIFVVWATAGFQNGATDVLARLSGQSWLLIHGVPLLLDTVGMGATAQPQSGVLSLTPLGLTLIPFLLAWRAGRRLARASYTDQLWQALLGSSLVYAGFGLATGFICRTADVGVGLWSAALIPLIPFGTGMVVGARREAGSWSRLIGVDAVAWLSRTSQHSRWAGSYLGSAVKAGFVALTASLAMCCVLLAVTLFIHWNLVIAVYEGLEAGPFGGAALTIAQLGFLPNLAVVALAWTSGAGVALGIGSQAGALGTAVGPLPSIPVFAALPAGTLDYAAAALVVPVLAGTLAGWWFLREGENHFDEWLSIKIHARWFTATASTLVLGAMVGSIAGLLGAGLAWLAGGSAGIGRLTEIGPDPLRMAVFLAVEVAVGVVIGSAAGPWLERQQTLRESELETASR; encoded by the coding sequence ATGAAACTGCGCGCTGATCAGACCGGGGAACGTGGACTTCCGATGCCGCTATGGCTGCAGGGAGCCCTCGAGTCCGCGCAGGCAGCCGTCATTTCCGCCCTGATGGTGGCCGCCCCGATTTTTGTCGTGTGGGCCACCGCGGGATTTCAGAACGGCGCCACCGACGTGCTGGCCCGCCTCTCAGGCCAGTCCTGGCTGCTTATCCACGGTGTTCCGCTACTGCTGGACACCGTTGGCATGGGCGCGACAGCCCAACCTCAGTCCGGCGTTTTGTCCCTTACCCCGCTGGGGTTGACGCTGATCCCGTTCCTGCTTGCCTGGCGCGCCGGCCGCCGGCTCGCCCGGGCCTCCTATACTGACCAGCTTTGGCAGGCGCTGCTGGGGTCCTCGCTGGTGTACGCAGGCTTTGGCCTGGCCACCGGCTTCATTTGCCGCACCGCCGACGTCGGCGTGGGCCTGTGGTCCGCCGCGCTTATCCCGTTGATCCCGTTCGGCACCGGCATGGTGGTCGGAGCCCGCCGCGAGGCCGGTTCCTGGAGCCGGCTGATCGGCGTCGACGCCGTCGCCTGGCTCTCCCGGACCAGTCAACACTCGCGCTGGGCCGGTTCCTACCTGGGCTCCGCGGTCAAAGCCGGCTTCGTGGCGCTGACAGCCAGCCTGGCGATGTGCTGCGTCCTGCTTGCCGTTACCCTGTTTATCCACTGGAACCTCGTGATCGCGGTCTACGAGGGGCTTGAGGCCGGACCCTTCGGGGGTGCCGCCCTGACCATCGCGCAGCTCGGATTCCTGCCCAACCTGGCGGTGGTCGCGCTCGCTTGGACGTCCGGGGCGGGCGTCGCCCTTGGCATCGGCTCCCAAGCGGGGGCGCTCGGCACCGCCGTCGGACCCCTGCCGTCGATCCCGGTGTTCGCGGCGCTGCCAGCCGGGACGCTGGACTATGCGGCGGCTGCGCTGGTGGTGCCGGTCCTCGCCGGCACGCTGGCCGGGTGGTGGTTCCTGCGCGAAGGCGAAAACCACTTTGACGAATGGCTCTCCATCAAGATCCACGCCCGCTGGTTCACGGCCACGGCTTCCACACTGGTGCTCGGCGCGATGGTAGGCAGCATCGCCGGGCTGCTCGGTGCCGGCCTGGCCTGGCTGGCCGGGGGATCCGCCGGGATCGGACGGCTCACCGAGATTGGTCCCGACCCGCTTCGGATGGCGGTGTTCCTGGCCGTGGAGGTCGCCGTCGGCGTCGTCATCGGCTCTGCCGCGGGACCGTGGCTGGAACGCCAGCAGACGCTGCGTGAATCGGAGCTGGAGACGGCATCCCGGTAA
- a CDS encoding cupin domain-containing protein, translating to MTTESATGSVPVATSALLATVGNKVRSMRKEKGMTLAKLSEITGLSPAIVSQIERGLANPSFTTLAQLAHGLDIPVGKFFVGQEKPRSPVVRKADRRNLKGVTKKSVGEAVYELLTPDLNGALEAQWIVSPPGHDTSATPFRHSGEEFGLILSGRKDIFLDGECYSLEAGDSITFASDTPHWYKNSYEEVCVAIWVNAPHAW from the coding sequence ATGACCACCGAAAGCGCCACGGGCAGCGTCCCGGTAGCTACCAGTGCACTGCTTGCCACCGTCGGCAACAAGGTGCGCTCCATGCGCAAGGAAAAAGGCATGACGCTCGCTAAGCTTTCGGAGATCACGGGCCTCAGCCCGGCAATCGTCAGCCAGATCGAACGCGGCCTGGCCAACCCGTCCTTCACCACCCTGGCGCAACTGGCCCACGGCCTGGACATCCCGGTCGGGAAATTCTTTGTCGGCCAGGAAAAGCCCAGGTCCCCGGTGGTCCGCAAAGCCGATCGGCGCAACCTGAAGGGCGTCACCAAGAAGTCAGTAGGCGAGGCGGTCTATGAGCTGCTCACGCCTGATCTTAACGGCGCTCTCGAGGCCCAATGGATTGTCAGTCCGCCCGGCCACGACACCAGCGCCACTCCTTTCCGCCACAGCGGCGAGGAGTTCGGGCTCATCCTCTCCGGCCGGAAAGACATTTTCCTGGACGGGGAATGCTATTCGCTCGAGGCCGGCGATTCCATCACTTTCGCCTCGGACACCCCGCACTGGTACAAAAACAGCTACGAAGAGGTATGCGTAGCAATCTGGGTTAACGCACCTCACGCGTGGTAG
- a CDS encoding enoyl-CoA hydratase-related protein codes for MTSVAEAGETRVDQVTLVIENHVATVVIDRQHVLNAVDSTAQARLNAIWAQLEADPDVRAVVITGAGTRAFCVGADMSTAAADKTGLQYWAGLDPNGFGGLSLRTSLDIPVIAKVNGYALGGGMEIVLGADIVVAADTARFGLTEPRVGRLALDGGIHQLVRRIPYTQAMGMLLTGRKVPAAEMQSMGLVNEVVPAGDLDAAVQRWLDQILACAPTSVRAVKQMVTRTGHLTATEARGQRLPALMAALDSADSAEGVRAFQDKRAPVWPGH; via the coding sequence GTGACGTCCGTTGCAGAAGCTGGGGAGACCAGGGTGGATCAGGTCACCTTGGTCATCGAGAACCACGTTGCCACTGTGGTCATCGACCGCCAGCACGTGCTCAACGCCGTCGACAGCACCGCCCAGGCACGGCTCAACGCGATCTGGGCGCAACTGGAAGCAGATCCGGACGTCCGCGCCGTCGTCATCACCGGCGCCGGCACCCGGGCGTTCTGCGTCGGAGCGGACATGTCCACCGCCGCTGCGGACAAGACCGGGCTGCAGTATTGGGCCGGCCTGGACCCGAACGGCTTCGGCGGCCTCAGCCTGCGCACCAGCCTGGACATCCCGGTTATCGCCAAGGTCAACGGCTATGCGCTAGGCGGTGGGATGGAGATCGTGCTCGGCGCGGACATCGTGGTCGCCGCGGACACCGCGCGCTTTGGCCTGACTGAACCGCGCGTCGGGCGTTTGGCGCTCGACGGCGGCATCCACCAGCTGGTGCGGCGTATCCCCTACACGCAGGCGATGGGCATGCTCCTCACCGGACGGAAAGTGCCGGCCGCCGAAATGCAGTCCATGGGCCTGGTCAACGAGGTGGTCCCCGCAGGGGACCTCGACGCCGCGGTGCAGCGCTGGCTGGACCAGATCCTCGCCTGCGCCCCCACCTCCGTGCGGGCAGTCAAGCAAATGGTCACCCGGACCGGGCACCTGACTGCCACCGAGGCGCGCGGCCAGCGGCTGCCGGCCCTCATGGCGGCGCTTGACAGCGCGGACTCGGCGGAGGGTGTACGCGCCTTCCAGGACAAGCGCGCGCCGGTCTGGCCGGGACATTAG
- a CDS encoding CoA transferase — protein MSLAIDDLPGAAAAPGTAPAPAGTPLPLDGIKIVDFTQVFMGPSCTQLLGDYGADIIKVERPGAGDISRNSFPDKDGQDNPIFLSINRNKRSISVDTRTEEGKAVLRRLLSDADVVVSNFRSGVMERMGFGYEELKEQNPGIIWASGTGFGPIGPYSHKGGQDAIAQAYSGVMWRRESDDQKPSIYPTTLCDYITGMHLMQGILLALRTRETAGVGQKVEVTMYDSMLHLQMQEACMQLNRGYEVNWGAMPLSGVFETTDGAVCMVGGFTPDPLARISEALGLAEDLTLRPEFANLEQQFQHKPELQAIFRERIATNSTEYWTTKLEDQGLLNAPVHTLEQALADAQTHANGMIVEAEHPGVGTVRMLNAPIRLSATPPTVRRPAPQLGQHNVEVLLENGFDADAIKRLQQLGVLK, from the coding sequence ATGAGCCTGGCTATCGATGACCTGCCGGGCGCGGCAGCCGCGCCCGGGACGGCACCAGCGCCCGCCGGCACGCCCTTGCCGCTGGACGGAATCAAGATCGTGGACTTCACCCAGGTGTTTATGGGCCCGTCCTGCACCCAGCTCCTCGGCGACTACGGCGCTGACATAATTAAGGTCGAACGCCCCGGCGCCGGGGACATCTCGCGCAACTCGTTCCCGGACAAGGACGGCCAGGACAACCCGATCTTCCTGTCCATCAACCGGAACAAGCGCAGCATCTCCGTCGATACCCGCACCGAGGAGGGCAAGGCAGTGCTCCGCCGCCTGCTTTCCGACGCCGATGTGGTGGTCAGCAACTTCCGCTCCGGCGTGATGGAGCGGATGGGCTTTGGCTATGAGGAGCTCAAGGAACAGAACCCGGGCATCATCTGGGCCTCCGGAACGGGTTTTGGCCCCATCGGTCCTTACTCGCACAAGGGCGGCCAGGACGCGATCGCCCAGGCCTACTCCGGTGTCATGTGGCGCCGCGAATCGGACGACCAGAAGCCCTCGATCTACCCCACCACGCTGTGTGACTACATCACCGGCATGCACCTGATGCAGGGCATTCTGCTGGCGCTGCGCACCCGCGAAACCGCCGGCGTCGGGCAGAAGGTGGAGGTGACCATGTACGACTCCATGCTGCACCTGCAGATGCAGGAGGCGTGTATGCAGCTCAACCGCGGCTACGAGGTCAACTGGGGTGCCATGCCGCTCAGCGGCGTTTTCGAAACCACCGACGGCGCCGTGTGCATGGTGGGCGGTTTCACGCCGGACCCGCTGGCGCGGATCTCCGAAGCCCTGGGCCTGGCCGAGGACCTCACGCTCCGGCCCGAGTTCGCCAATCTGGAGCAGCAATTCCAGCACAAGCCGGAGCTGCAGGCGATCTTCCGCGAGCGCATCGCCACGAACAGTACCGAATACTGGACCACAAAGCTGGAGGACCAAGGCCTGCTGAACGCCCCGGTGCACACCTTGGAGCAGGCCCTCGCCGACGCGCAAACGCACGCCAACGGCATGATCGTGGAGGCCGAGCACCCCGGCGTCGGAACTGTGCGGATGCTCAACGCACCGATCCGGCTCTCCGCCACCCCGCCCACGGTTCGCCGGCCCGCCCCGCAGCTTGGCCAGCACAACGTGGAGGTGCTGCTGGAAAACGGTTTCGACGCCGACGCCATCAAACGCCTGCAGCAGCTGGGGGTGCTGAAGTGA
- a CDS encoding SDR family oxidoreductase produces the protein MDLGISTKTAFVAASTGGLGLAIARALAAEGVRVAVTGRRQVRAKEIVAELTDAYGPGAVAIEADLGTAEGVAAAVEQAVAELGPIDILVLNGPGPKPGAAATLSADDLAAAFDLLVKPHHALISHVLPGMRERRWGRILAVGSSGVVAPLTNLAVSNTGRAALAGYLKTLAAEVALDAVTVNMLLPGRIATDRVAELDQAAAKRRGSTVEEIQLESRKTIPARRYGEPAEFGAAAAFLCSTPASYITGIALRCDGGLIRSL, from the coding sequence ATGGACCTCGGAATCAGCACAAAGACCGCATTTGTGGCCGCGTCCACCGGCGGCCTGGGGCTTGCCATCGCCCGAGCCCTCGCCGCCGAAGGCGTGCGTGTGGCCGTCACCGGCCGGCGCCAGGTCCGGGCCAAGGAAATCGTGGCCGAACTGACGGACGCCTACGGGCCGGGCGCCGTCGCGATCGAGGCGGACCTCGGCACGGCCGAAGGGGTGGCGGCCGCCGTCGAGCAGGCCGTGGCGGAACTCGGCCCTATCGACATCCTTGTGCTCAACGGGCCCGGCCCCAAGCCCGGCGCTGCGGCCACCCTCAGCGCGGACGACCTCGCGGCCGCCTTCGACCTCCTGGTCAAGCCGCACCACGCGCTCATTTCCCACGTGCTGCCTGGCATGCGGGAACGGCGCTGGGGACGGATCCTCGCCGTCGGCTCCAGCGGTGTGGTGGCGCCGCTGACCAACCTGGCAGTGTCCAACACCGGACGCGCAGCGCTGGCCGGCTACCTGAAAACCCTCGCCGCCGAGGTCGCGCTGGACGCCGTCACGGTGAACATGCTCCTTCCCGGCCGGATCGCCACCGACCGCGTAGCCGAATTGGACCAAGCCGCCGCCAAGCGCCGCGGCAGCACCGTCGAAGAAATCCAGCTCGAGTCCCGCAAGACCATACCCGCCCGCCGCTACGGCGAACCCGCGGAGTTCGGCGCTGCTGCCGCGTTCCTCTGCAGCACTCCGGCCTCGTACATCACCGGCATCGCGCTGCGGTGCGACGGCGGCCTGATCCGCAGCCTCTAA
- a CDS encoding dihydrodipicolinate synthase family protein — MRQSLAPGVWGVLATPFQGSTLDVDTDSLARLVAYYESIGATGLTVLGVFGEAAALTPAERGLVLEVVVEETTLPLVVGVTSLYTGTAVEEIRAAQAVAGERLAAVMVQANSANPAVVSAHLNAIHQATGANVVLQDYPLASGVSISTEALISVVQACGHVIAVKAEAPPTSVAIARLSRALEVSVFGGLGGQGLLDELQSGAAGAMTGFSYPEALIACVRAWQRDGYEAARDALLPYLPLINFEQQARIALSVRKECLRRRGLIADAGVRAPAAPFPETLRLSMLTHLAEAAAALDARPPEPATVPATVPATVPATDIHTTARSF; from the coding sequence ATGCGGCAGTCACTGGCACCCGGAGTGTGGGGTGTTCTCGCAACGCCATTCCAGGGCAGTACCCTGGATGTCGACACCGACAGCCTCGCCCGTCTCGTGGCCTACTACGAATCCATCGGCGCTACCGGCCTGACCGTCCTGGGTGTGTTCGGCGAGGCCGCGGCCCTGACCCCGGCGGAACGCGGCTTGGTCTTGGAAGTCGTTGTCGAGGAAACGACCCTTCCCCTGGTGGTGGGCGTAACCTCGCTCTACACCGGCACGGCTGTCGAGGAAATACGGGCAGCCCAGGCCGTGGCCGGCGAGCGCCTCGCAGCCGTGATGGTGCAGGCCAACTCCGCTAACCCCGCCGTGGTCAGCGCGCACCTGAACGCGATCCATCAGGCAACCGGCGCCAACGTGGTGCTGCAGGACTATCCGCTGGCCAGCGGAGTCAGCATCAGCACCGAAGCACTGATCTCGGTGGTGCAGGCATGCGGCCACGTCATCGCCGTCAAGGCCGAGGCGCCGCCCACCTCCGTGGCCATCGCACGGCTCAGCCGGGCCCTCGAAGTGTCCGTGTTCGGCGGGCTCGGCGGCCAGGGGCTGCTGGACGAGCTGCAGTCCGGTGCCGCCGGTGCCATGACCGGATTCTCCTACCCCGAGGCCCTGATCGCCTGCGTCCGCGCCTGGCAGCGGGACGGGTACGAGGCGGCCCGGGACGCACTGCTGCCCTACCTGCCGCTGATCAACTTCGAGCAGCAGGCCCGGATCGCGCTGTCCGTCCGCAAGGAGTGCCTGCGCCGGCGGGGCCTCATCGCCGACGCCGGCGTCCGCGCCCCGGCCGCGCCGTTCCCGGAAACCCTCCGGCTGAGCATGCTCACGCACCTGGCGGAGGCCGCGGCGGCCCTTGACGCACGGCCCCCCGAACCGGCCACGGTGCCGGCCACGGTGCCGGCCACGGTGCCGGCCACGGACATACACACAACGGCAAGGAGTTTCTGA
- a CDS encoding DUF4383 domain-containing protein: MTTASPHAHGVHFGRTDVQNVGMGVGTVLIVVGILGFIPGITTQYSSLAFFGPGSTALFLGLFQVSMLLNIVQLAIGATGWAMSRNPVGSRNFLMGFGLLYIILSVYGLIVGVGSAANFLSLNAIDAWAFMILGLAMAGAGWLMSRHLAEDANTR, encoded by the coding sequence ATGACTACCGCATCTCCACATGCACACGGCGTTCACTTCGGACGGACAGATGTCCAGAACGTCGGCATGGGTGTTGGTACCGTCCTTATCGTCGTGGGCATCCTGGGATTCATCCCGGGCATCACCACGCAGTACAGTTCCTTGGCGTTCTTCGGACCCGGATCCACGGCCCTGTTCCTGGGCCTGTTCCAGGTATCGATGCTGCTGAACATCGTTCAACTCGCGATTGGCGCCACCGGCTGGGCCATGTCCCGGAACCCCGTGGGTTCCCGGAACTTCCTGATGGGCTTTGGCCTGCTGTACATCATCCTTAGCGTCTACGGGCTCATCGTCGGGGTGGGTTCGGCGGCCAATTTCCTGTCGCTGAACGCCATCGATGCCTGGGCCTTTATGATCCTGGGCCTGGCAATGGCCGGCGCCGGTTGGCTGATGTCCAGGCATCTGGCCGAAGACGCAAATACCCGGTAA
- a CDS encoding aldehyde dehydrogenase family protein, with product MTSTATDFTTPAETSADRELITARHLINGQWLGSADTERFNPARPGELAALSPSGTAADVDAAVSAAAAAQPAWAALPAPSRGAILLAAGNLLLDRQAAIAGDLVREEGKTLAEAKGEVKRAADVLRFFGSLGWAATGEVLPSGLPDTTITTRREPLGVVGLITPWNFPIAIPAWKSAPALISGNAVVIKPAELTPLSATHLARALQDAGLPAGVFNVVHGKGRVVGDALARDPRIAGLSFTGSTAVGLGLQEILNARRARVQLEMGGKNGVLVLDDADARKAAKVVAAGAFGLTGQACTATSRVYVTPGIRSEFLAALTEEAAAYTPGDGLDAAMGAVVSRQQFEQNQAAVRSAVERGATLLAGSYDGDPAGPLVFPAAVLTELPFDDAAVSEEIFGPVVAVLEVADYQAGLAAINDSRYGLTAGICTDSLAFATDFAARAQAGVIKVNRPTAGLDLNVPFGGVKDSSTNTFREQGKSALDFFTWGKTVYTGV from the coding sequence ATGACTTCCACGGCAACAGACTTCACCACCCCCGCAGAGACCTCCGCCGACCGCGAACTCATCACCGCCCGGCACCTCATCAACGGCCAATGGCTCGGCAGCGCAGACACCGAGCGGTTCAACCCGGCCCGGCCCGGCGAGCTCGCTGCCCTCTCCCCCAGCGGCACCGCCGCGGACGTCGACGCCGCCGTTAGCGCAGCCGCCGCCGCGCAGCCGGCCTGGGCTGCACTGCCGGCCCCCTCCCGCGGCGCGATCCTGCTGGCCGCCGGCAACCTGCTCCTGGACCGCCAAGCCGCCATCGCCGGGGACCTGGTCCGTGAGGAAGGCAAGACCCTCGCCGAGGCCAAGGGCGAGGTCAAGCGTGCCGCCGACGTGCTGCGCTTCTTCGGCTCCCTCGGCTGGGCCGCGACCGGCGAAGTCCTCCCCAGCGGCCTGCCGGACACCACCATCACCACCAGGCGCGAGCCGCTCGGCGTCGTCGGGCTGATCACGCCCTGGAACTTCCCCATCGCCATCCCGGCGTGGAAATCCGCCCCCGCGCTGATCAGCGGCAACGCCGTGGTGATCAAACCGGCCGAGCTCACTCCGCTCTCCGCCACCCACCTCGCCCGCGCGCTGCAGGACGCCGGGCTCCCCGCCGGGGTGTTCAACGTGGTGCACGGCAAGGGCCGGGTGGTGGGCGACGCCCTGGCCCGCGACCCGCGGATCGCGGGGCTGTCCTTCACCGGTTCGACGGCGGTGGGCCTGGGCCTGCAGGAGATCCTGAACGCCCGCCGGGCCCGGGTGCAGCTGGAGATGGGCGGCAAAAACGGTGTTCTGGTGCTTGACGACGCCGATGCCCGCAAGGCCGCCAAGGTGGTCGCCGCCGGAGCGTTCGGGCTCACCGGCCAGGCCTGCACCGCAACGTCCCGCGTCTACGTCACGCCCGGCATCCGCTCGGAATTCCTTGCCGCACTGACGGAGGAGGCCGCGGCGTACACGCCCGGGGACGGACTGGACGCTGCGATGGGTGCCGTGGTGAGCCGGCAGCAGTTCGAGCAGAACCAGGCGGCGGTGCGCTCCGCCGTCGAACGCGGCGCCACGCTGCTGGCCGGTTCATACGACGGCGACCCCGCCGGGCCGCTGGTCTTCCCGGCGGCGGTGCTCACCGAGCTGCCGTTCGATGACGCCGCCGTGTCCGAGGAGATCTTCGGCCCGGTGGTGGCCGTGCTGGAGGTCGCCGACTACCAGGCCGGACTCGCCGCGATCAACGATTCCCGCTACGGCCTCACCGCCGGCATCTGCACCGATTCGCTGGCGTTCGCCACGGACTTCGCCGCGCGGGCGCAGGCCGGCGTTATTAAGGTCAACCGTCCGACGGCGGGCCTGGACCTCAACGTGCCGTTCGGCGGCGTCAAGGACTCCTCCACAAACACATTCCGCGAACAAGGAAAGTCGGCCCTGGACTTCTTCACCTGGGGCAAGACCGTCTACACGGGGGTGTAG
- a CDS encoding FAD-dependent oxidoreductase, giving the protein MNSMTSLELSTTTADLTAPVISRSDVLVVGGGPAGVAAAVTAARAGSSVTLLERYSSLGGLASGGMVLVLDDMINGQEITVTGIVSEYVERLQKLGLAIVPPAEDRKASEELWNKWGRFGTFDFHTHVTPKPICYAAAFDPDGWKRISNDLVREAGVNLRLHSWFSRPIVDNGVIKGVICETKSGPQAFMADVVIDTTGDIDVASRAGASHIKDSYLTTLVFRLGNVDTNAAEAFEQANPKEARAINRTIKRLLGGAWELWWLKTPIDGVVWCNAPHMTGYDGVDPADMTAAEFAARDKISEAVDYVRANLPGFEKCYMLDVASQMGVRQTRLLEGEYVMTKDDVTTRRHFADTVARGRDYYYPYRSLLPKEVDQLLVAGRHYSATPEAQKMSREIPPCMAMGQAVGVAAALAVRNGTLVRDVSAAEIQQGMRVHGADPGDVPSSNATLDLDSVVAV; this is encoded by the coding sequence ATGAATTCCATGACTTCCCTTGAACTCAGCACCACGACGGCGGACCTCACCGCCCCCGTGATCTCCCGCTCCGATGTCCTTGTGGTGGGCGGTGGCCCCGCAGGTGTCGCCGCCGCCGTGACGGCAGCCCGGGCCGGCTCCTCCGTCACCCTGCTGGAACGCTACTCCTCGCTCGGCGGGCTCGCCTCCGGCGGGATGGTCCTGGTCCTCGATGACATGATCAACGGCCAGGAAATCACCGTCACGGGCATCGTCTCCGAATACGTCGAACGGCTGCAGAAGCTGGGCCTGGCCATCGTCCCGCCCGCGGAGGACCGCAAGGCCTCCGAGGAACTGTGGAACAAGTGGGGCCGCTTCGGTACCTTCGACTTCCACACCCACGTCACACCGAAGCCCATCTGCTACGCAGCGGCCTTTGATCCCGACGGCTGGAAGCGGATCTCCAACGACCTCGTCCGGGAAGCCGGCGTGAACCTGCGCCTGCACTCCTGGTTCTCCCGCCCGATTGTGGACAACGGCGTGATAAAGGGTGTCATCTGCGAGACCAAGTCCGGCCCGCAGGCCTTTATGGCCGACGTTGTCATCGACACCACCGGCGACATCGACGTCGCGTCCCGGGCCGGCGCCAGCCACATCAAGGACAGCTACCTCACCACCTTGGTCTTCCGGCTCGGCAACGTCGATACCAACGCCGCCGAGGCGTTTGAGCAGGCCAACCCCAAGGAAGCCCGAGCCATCAACCGCACCATCAAGCGCCTCCTCGGCGGCGCCTGGGAGCTGTGGTGGCTGAAAACCCCGATTGACGGCGTGGTCTGGTGCAATGCCCCGCACATGACCGGCTACGACGGCGTCGACCCGGCGGACATGACCGCGGCCGAGTTCGCGGCCCGGGACAAGATCTCCGAGGCCGTGGACTACGTCCGCGCCAACCTCCCCGGCTTCGAGAAGTGCTACATGCTCGACGTCGCCTCCCAGATGGGTGTTCGGCAGACCCGCCTGCTGGAGGGCGAGTACGTCATGACCAAGGATGACGTCACCACCCGCCGGCACTTTGCCGATACCGTAGCCCGCGGCCGGGACTACTACTACCCGTACCGCTCGCTGCTGCCGAAGGAAGTGGACCAGCTGCTTGTGGCCGGACGCCACTATTCCGCGACCCCCGAGGCGCAAAAGATGTCCCGCGAGATCCCGCCCTGCATGGCCATGGGCCAGGCCGTCGGCGTCGCCGCCGCGCTGGCCGTCCGGAACGGCACCCTGGTCCGCGACGTCTCCGCAGCGGAAATCCAGCAGGGCATGCGCGTCCACGGCGCGGACCCGGGCGACGTCCCGTCGTCGAACGCCACGCTGGACCTGGATTCGGTGGTGGCGGTATGA
- a CDS encoding MFS transporter produces MLNTPQPDDDVAATTRPAAKKFAPEVRRGLLSLGLGNALEWYDWMVFGLLSAFIGPNFFPSTDPLSATLNTLAVFAVGFAFRPLGGVLLGTLADRIGRRRVMLLSIMLMAGTTLVIAVTPSYQEIGAWAGIILVICRVLQGISTGIEAPLSTSHAVELAPEGREGYVAGIMSFYVNIGILLASLVSFLCSLTLGGAVMGDWGWRVPFFIGAAFGFVVLYLRRALPETMNPEELANNSAGAVWTGVRKHWLSVLAIVFVVGAAQAYNYAWNVGLPSAARSNFKEDPTAVFALTTVLGVILVVGSWIIGKLADGRSMSRWFLVTRILAIPSVFLMLMYVQPGIGGFAAVLLGGSLVLVLNMTLYNVVSTSLMPKNCRGTGVALGYGIGVALFGGTASFLLVWLQSVGAGWVFPVYVAVLSVLSIVLYLAARRANGIFVGN; encoded by the coding sequence ATGCTGAACACTCCGCAGCCCGACGACGACGTCGCGGCAACCACCCGCCCGGCCGCCAAGAAGTTCGCCCCTGAAGTCCGCAGGGGCCTGCTGAGCCTGGGCCTCGGCAACGCCCTGGAATGGTACGACTGGATGGTCTTCGGCCTCCTCTCGGCGTTCATTGGCCCGAACTTCTTTCCAAGCACCGACCCCCTCTCCGCGACCCTGAACACACTCGCCGTCTTCGCCGTCGGGTTCGCGTTCCGGCCGCTCGGCGGCGTGCTGCTGGGCACCCTGGCCGACCGGATCGGCCGGCGCCGGGTGATGCTGCTCTCCATCATGCTGATGGCGGGCACCACCCTGGTCATCGCCGTCACGCCCAGCTACCAGGAGATCGGTGCTTGGGCCGGGATCATCCTCGTCATCTGCCGCGTCCTGCAGGGCATCTCCACCGGCATCGAGGCCCCGCTCTCCACCTCGCACGCCGTGGAGCTGGCTCCGGAAGGCCGTGAAGGCTACGTCGCCGGGATCATGTCCTTCTACGTCAACATCGGCATCCTGCTCGCCTCACTGGTCAGCTTCCTCTGCAGCCTCACGCTCGGCGGGGCCGTGATGGGTGACTGGGGCTGGCGGGTGCCGTTCTTTATCGGCGCTGCCTTTGGCTTTGTTGTCCTTTACCTTCGCCGCGCCTTGCCGGAAACCATGAACCCGGAAGAGCTGGCCAACAACTCCGCCGGCGCCGTCTGGACCGGGGTCCGTAAACACTGGCTTTCCGTGCTGGCGATCGTTTTTGTTGTCGGCGCGGCCCAGGCCTACAACTACGCCTGGAACGTGGGGCTGCCCAGCGCCGCCCGCAGCAACTTCAAGGAAGATCCCACGGCTGTCTTCGCCCTCACCACCGTCCTGGGCGTGATCCTCGTGGTGGGCAGCTGGATCATCGGGAAGCTGGCTGACGGCCGGTCCATGTCCCGCTGGTTCCTCGTCACCCGGATCCTGGCCATTCCTTCCGTCTTCCTCATGCTGATGTACGTCCAGCCCGGCATCGGCGGGTTCGCCGCGGTCCTGCTCGGCGGTTCCCTCGTCCTGGTGCTGAACATGACCCTCTACAACGTGGTCAGCACCTCGCTGATGCCCAAAAACTGCCGCGGCACCGGTGTGGCGCTGGGCTACGGCATTGGCGTCGCGCTCTTCGGCGGCACCGCGTCCTTCCTCCTGGTCTGGCTGCAGTCCGTCGGCGCCGGCTGGGTCTTCCCGGTGTACGTCGCGGTCCTCTCCGTCCTGTCCATCGTCCTCTACCTCGCCGCCCGCCGTGCCAACGGCATCTTCGTCGGAAACTAA